From Candoia aspera isolate rCanAsp1 chromosome 4, rCanAsp1.hap2, whole genome shotgun sequence, a single genomic window includes:
- the LOC134495962 gene encoding polyunsaturated fatty acid lipoxygenase ALOX15B-like, with translation MQFKVLQKLQGPWMVLSGAHRVFGKMPARAYGVDWGRKLASFKSPSLNRMMLRDAKVPARFQGTQGCGFPLLGKATCLQEELQREKKGFWRNWRAQSSRGEMSPLLYRVRVATGKLWGSGTFDAISITVVGLKGESPKQLLDMTGKDFTPGAVDDYEILSDRDLGPLLFVRLHKEPYQFFPEDSWFCDFVQLTTPDNETFHFPCYQWIEGHQTLELREGTGKLICDDGNNPWLLGHRVEELRNRQDTYRWAQFAPGLPRCVAVETVEEMNTNIKFSLTKMSTFMVRSKLTKLEMRLKGLMNYRHSWKKLEDIRKIFWFNKTLVSEYVADHWKEDAFFGYQYLNGVNPVVIEKCTEIPANFPVTQEMVAESLGKSTTLQEETQKGNLFIVDYKILQDIPTNTILGEQQYLAAPLCLFYQTPSGSFVPIAIQLSQIPGPESPIFLPSDPLWDWTLAKMWVRNADFHIHQNISHLLRTHLMAEVFTMATLRQLPMCHPVFKLLIPHLRYTLQINILARIRLIQKGGMMDQATSAGFEGISALVGKGAHQLTYASLCLPDDIKARGVDSVANYYYRDDATKIWAAIESFVTGLVRFYYRNDDRVRGDSELQAWILEIFTEAFQSREASGAPSSLGTMEELTKFLTMVIFTCSAQHAAVNSGQFDFGAWMPNIPPAMRRPPPTVKGSATLEGILDTIPPVNITCIALSSLWLLSQEAGDRRPLGFFPDKYFVEEEAHRLIGVFQNCMADISEEINQRNKSLPLPYNYLDPPYVENSVSI, from the exons ATGCAGTTCAAAGTGCTCCAGAAGTTGCAGGGGCCTTGGATGGTTCTCAGTGGGGCCCACCGAGTTTTCGGCAAGATGCCAGCCAGAG CCTACGGTGTTGACTGGGGGAGAAAGTTGGCTTCCTTCAAGAGCCCCAGTTTGAACCGGATGATGCTCAGAGATGCTAAGGTCCCTGCCAGATTCCAGGGGACTCAAGGATGTGGCTTCCCGCTGCTGGGGAAAGCCACGTGTTTGCAGGAGGAACTGCAG CGTGAAAAGAAGGGTTTCTGGAGAAATTGGCGAGCTCAGTCCAGCAGGGGAGAAATGTCACCGTTGCTGTACAGAGTCCGAGTGGCCACCGGAAAGCTTTGGGGCTCGGGAACGTTCGACGCCATCTCCATCACCGTGGTGGGCTTAAAGGGGGAAAGTCCCAAGCAGCTCTTGGATATGACCGGGAAGGACTTCACCCCCGGAGCG GTGGATGACTATGAAATCTTGAGCGATCGTGACCTGGGCCCCCTCCTCTTTGTCCGGCTTCATAAGGAGCCCTACCAGTTTTTTCCAGAAGACTCTTGGTTCTGTGACTTTGTCCAGCTGACCACTCCGGATAATGAGACCTTCCACTTTCCCTGCTACCAGTGGATTGAGGGTCACCAGACCCTGGAGCTAAGAGAGGGGACAG GCAAATTAATCTGTGATGATGGCAATAACCCCTGGCTTCTGGGGCACAGAGTGGAAGAACTGAGGAACAGACAGGACACATACAG GTGGGCCCAGTTTGCCCCCGGTTTACCCCGGTGCGTGGCAGTGGAGACCGTTGAAGAGATGAACACCAACATCAAGTTCTCCTTGACGAAGATGAGCACCTTCATGGTCCGCTCGAAACTGAC AAAGTTGGAGATGAGGTTAAAGGGATTAATGAACTACCGTCACTCATGGAAGAAGTTGGAGGACATCCGCAAGATTttctggttcaataaaaccttaGTTTCAG AATACGTTGCAGATCACTGGAAAGAAGACGCTTTCTTTGGCTACCAGTATTTGAATGGTGTCAACCCCGTGGTGATTGAGAAGTGTACCGAGATCCCGGCCAACTTCCCTGTGACCCAGGAGATGGTTGCCGAGTCCCTCGGAAAATCCACCACCCTCCAGGAAGAAACGCAG AAGGGGAACCTCTTCATTGTGGACTACAAGATCTTACAGGATATCCCGACTAACACAATCCTAGGTGAACAGCAGTATCTGGCCGCCCCTTTGTGCCTCTTCTACCAGACGCCTTCTGGAAGCTTTGTGCCAATTGCAATCCAG CTCAGCCAAATCCCGGGTCCCGAGAGCCCCATCTTCCTTCCCAGTGACCCCCTGTGGGATTGGACCCTGGCTAAGATGTGGGTCCGCAACGCCGACTTCCACATCCACCAGAACATCTCCCACCTCCTGCGGACCCACCTGATGGCCGAGGTCTTCACTATGGCCACTCTGCGGCAGCTACCCATGTGCCACCCAGTTTTCAAG CTCCTTATTCCACACCTAAGGTACACCCTCCAGATCAACATATTAGCCAGGATCCGGCTGATCCAGAAAGGTGGAATGATGGATCAG GCCACCTCGGCAGGATTCGAAGGAATCAGCGCCTTGGTAGGAAAAGGGGCTCACCAGCTGACCTATGCTTCCCTCTGCCTGCCGGATGACATCAAGGCTCGCGGAGTTGACTCTGTTGCCAACTATTATTACCGGGATGATGCCACAAAGATCTGGGCTGCTATAGAGAG CTTTGTGACAGGACTTGTCAGGTTCTATTATCGGAATGATGACCGTGTCCGAGGTGACTCTGAGCTCCAGGCTTGGATTCTGGAGATTTTCACGGAAGCCTTCCAAAGCAGAGAGGCATCGGGGGCTCCCTCATCTCTGGGGACCATGGAGGAGCTCACAAAATTCCTGACAATGGTCATTTTTACCTGTTCAGCGCAACATGCTGCTGTCAATAGTGGGCAG TTTGACTTTGGTGCATGGATGCCAAACATCCCCCCGGCCATGAGGAGACCCCCGCCAACTGTGAAGGGCTCTGCAACCCTGGAGGGGATCCTCGATACAATTCCTCCGGTCAACATCACCTGCATTGCCCTCTCTTCCCTGTGGCTCCTGAGCCAAGAAGCCGGGGATCGG AGACCTTTAGGGTTCTTCCCAGACAAATATTTTGTCGAAGAGGAAGCCCACAGGCTGATAGGGGTCTTTCAGAATTGCATGGCTGACATTTCAGAGGAGATTAACCAGCGGAACAAGTCGTTGCCTCTTCCCTACAACTACCTCGACCCACCCTACGTTGAGAACAGTGTCTCTATCTAG